Within Kutzneria chonburiensis, the genomic segment GCAGCGCGAGCCCCAGCACCTTCTTCACCCGCGGCGAGACGCCGACACGACCACGTCGACCAGCGGGCATGGCCCGCCGCAACGCATCGGACCCGAAGGTCTCGGTGATGCGCGAAAGCACAGCGTCCAGGTCGATCCCGACGGTCTTCAACGCATCGGCGTCGGCCGACCCGAGCACGCCCGCGCCGGTCAGCGCCGCGGCGATCCGTTCTCGGGTCAACCCGGCGGCGACCAGGGCGTCGTGCGCGCCGCCGGGCTGCCAGGCCAGCGCCAGCAGCAGGTGCTCGGTGCCGAGATGCTTGTGCCCCAACGACTGCGCCTCGTGCCGGGCCTGCACGACGGCGTCACGGGCCGGGCGGCTGAACCGTTCGAACATCATTCCTCCTGACGGTTGGAGTACTTCTTGTGCACGGCCTGCTTGGTGACCTCGAGCGCCTCGGCGATCTCCTGCCACGACCAGTTCTGCCGCCGCGCATTGCCGACTTGCAGTGCCTCCAGCGTTTCTGCTAGCCGGCGCAGCGCGAGCGCGGCCCGCAGGCCGGTGCGCACATCGGCACCACTGGCGGCGGCCGCGAGCTCGTTCATGTCGGTCA encodes:
- a CDS encoding Clp protease N-terminal domain-containing protein; amino-acid sequence: MFERFSRPARDAVVQARHEAQSLGHKHLGTEHLLLALAWQPGGAHDALVAAGLTRERIAAALTGAGVLGSADADALKTVGIDLDAVLSRITETFGSDALRRAMPAGRRGRVGVSPRVKKVLGLALREAVHLGSNTIGTEHVLLGILRDGHGRAAKIITDVGVSPDALRQALLDGLGRAA
- a CDS encoding helix-turn-helix domain-containing protein, which codes for MTDMNELAAAASGADVRTGLRAALALRRLAETLEALQVGNARRQNWSWQEIAEALEVTKQAVHKKYSNRQEE